The Nocardia arthritidis genome has a window encoding:
- a CDS encoding VOC family protein: protein MPQLLQTVLDTTDARELAEFYRQLLDLVYRPGDEPPQPGHDDIRGRDWLVLTTRDGLRRLAFQQVDHLPSSTWPDNEVPQQLHLDMTVGSRAELDAEHGRVLELGGRLRCDRGDDPDEPLRVYADPAGHPFCLFVG, encoded by the coding sequence ATGCCGCAACTACTACAGACGGTGCTGGATACTACCGACGCGCGAGAACTCGCCGAGTTCTACCGGCAATTACTGGATTTGGTCTACCGGCCCGGTGACGAGCCGCCGCAACCGGGGCATGACGACATACGCGGCCGTGACTGGCTGGTGTTGACAACCCGAGATGGATTGCGACGGTTGGCCTTTCAGCAGGTCGATCATCTTCCGTCGAGCACTTGGCCGGATAACGAAGTGCCGCAACAGCTTCACCTCGATATGACGGTGGGTTCGCGGGCGGAACTCGATGCCGAGCACGGCCGGGTCCTGGAGTTGGGCGGCCGTCTGCGCTGTGACCGCGGCGACGATCCCGACGAGCCGCTACGCGTGTACGCCGATCCGGCGGGCCATCCGTTCTGTCTCTTCGTCGGCTGA
- a CDS encoding DUF2076 family protein, whose amino-acid sequence MTNPQEQQAIDALFQKVAQHAAQSGPRNPQVEALIQQRVQQTPGALYAMAQLLIGQEQAIGQLQQQVAQLQQSAQRQPAPAAAPPRRSGGDFLTGAAQIALGVGGGMLAAGAIEDIAGDLFDDDDDDDSW is encoded by the coding sequence ATGACGAACCCACAAGAGCAACAGGCTATCGATGCGCTTTTCCAGAAGGTCGCCCAGCACGCCGCGCAGTCCGGCCCGCGAAACCCACAGGTGGAGGCGCTGATTCAGCAGCGAGTCCAGCAGACGCCTGGGGCGCTCTACGCGATGGCGCAGCTGTTGATCGGGCAGGAGCAGGCGATCGGCCAGCTCCAGCAGCAGGTGGCCCAGCTACAGCAGTCCGCGCAGCGCCAGCCCGCACCCGCCGCCGCTCCGCCCCGTCGCTCCGGCGGCGACTTCCTCACCGGCGCAGCCCAAATCGCGCTCGGTGTCGGCGGCGGCATGCTCGCGGCGGGCGCCATCGAGGACATCGCGGGCGACCTGTTCGACGATGACGATGATGACGACAGTTGGTGA